atgtatatatatgagaGAACTAAGGCCTTTCTTCTCAGGCAACGATATATTCCAGGTCTGGTATTGGTGCTTTGTGAGGAATGTGAGATTCAGTCTCTCTGGCTAAATGCTTGTCATTAGGAAAAATCTTGACAAGCACCCTGTCGTAGTCTATGTGATGAAACACAATGGTGAGTCTGGGCAGTTTACAGTGCAGTATAGCCCTCATCTTGTTTGCTGGGAAGAGAGGTTTTAGCCCTGTGTATCACTGCAGTGGAAgtgcttctctctttctttgctgAGTCCTGGATCTCTCTGTATGAGTCACGTCAGCACCATGTGGTTTTGCACTGTGTGGTCTTCCACCTCGGTTGGCATGAACCATGTATTTTACTGGGTTGCACCATCCCATCTTCTGCAGGACACAGCAAAAATGTGCCGACCCAGACTTTACAGTGGTCCATGTTCTTGGGAGTGACTCAGAACTGTAGCAGGACTACCAATTCCAACATAGACAGTACTTAAACATAGCTATGACCCTGACCATTGTGTTTGGGTGGATGGCAAGGCATCTTGATACATTGCCTCAGAGGACCTGTGTCTACAAGGCAGAAGAAAGATAGGCTTTAAAAAGGAATATCCTTTTTTGTgtcattattttcattcttgctTGAAGGGGTTCCTCAATGAAAGGGAAGTGCTCTCATGGTCTGGTTTTCCAGGTTTTTGTAAGAATGCTTGCATCTTCCTTTTCTattccctttctcctttggCTGTGTATTTTAATATTGTCTTATGAATTCCCCTTAAGAAGGGCTGATACTCAACCTATAACGATGGGTAGTTGGAAAGATCGTGATATGGGACTAGATTCATAAACACCCTTATGTTCTGTTGTGCTGCATTAtacactgaattatttttaggcTGGTATACCCTTGTCTGTAAAAGTGAAATGGAATGAATTCCCAAGTGCCATTCTGGCAATAAAAAGGATGCTGTTGTCCTGGGTCACTGTCTGTCTgggtgcttttttatttattatatatatttttaattggttCCTTAATGGAGGTTTTGGTTTGGTGGCATGTGTTCTCAACCTGGAGATGTGACTGCTAGTGcctgaaggaaaagggtggGTATCTAGGATGTCGTGGCAGGTCTCTTGTGGGCCTTATGAGCACTGAGCATAAGAAGCGGCCGAGCAGCTCGGCCCAGAAGGGAGATGATCAGTGGCACAAAGTCGTGTTGGATGCCAGGAACTATTGGTATACTGTATTGATCACCACTGATTGCATTGTTCAACatgtgtgggatttgctgctccacctggatccatacacgTCCATGGATTTGGATGGGTTTCATctcagggtgctcagagagctgaCTGACATCATCATGGGAattctctcaattatttttcagtattcctgggaatctggagaggtcccagttgaccggaagctggcaaatgttgtaccagttttcaagaagggcaagaaagaagaccccggaaactacaggcctgttagtgTCATGGCAGTGCAGGGTAGAATTATGgagattattctgggagttattaAATCACACCCGGGGGACAACACAGTCTTTGGTCCCAGCCAAGATGTCTTTATGAGGGGTAGGTTCTGTTTAACAAATTCGATTTCCTTTTATTATGAGATCACCCATCTAATTGATGAAGCGAAACCAGCTGCTGTAAtcttttttggatttcagtaaagctgaaAACAGTTTCCCTTAGGATCCTACTGAGCAAAATACCTAGCATGCAGCtagacaaaaacatcatacaatgCGTGAATAATTATCTGAAGGGTATTGCTCAAAGGTTTACGGTAAATGGGGCTGCACCAGGATAGCagccagtcaccagtggggtcccccaagTGTTCGTTTTAgtgccagttctcttcaatgtttttagaaacgatttggatgtaggactagaaggtattttgagcaaatttgGGCTGTGCATTTGGTTTGTGCTCTTAATCACatgttctgaattatttttagaccTATGAAGAGCCAGGAGGGTCACTAGATGATCCATATGGGTGTcttccagcttgggatattctttttattctgtgttgAATATCCTTATAAATAATCTCAATGATGGGACAGAGTGCACCCCCTGTAATTCAGCAGGTACTGTAAAGCGGGAGTGGGGGTGGGTTAGAGAAGTGTTGGCTACAGCAGAAGGTGTTGCTGTCATCAAAAGGATCTGGAGAacctggagaaatgggctgacaggaCCCTCATGGAGTTCCACAAGAAAAAGTGCAAAGTCCttcacctggggaggaacaatgCCATGttccaggaaagcaggctggtggaaaaggctctgggggtcccagtggataccaagttgaacatgtgccagcagcatgccctTGCCATAAAGCAGCCTAATGATGGTTGAATCAGCAGAGTCCCTTGAACAGGTCAAGGGAATATCTCAAACAGCCCAAGGCAAGCCATACTTCCCCTCAGTTCACCACTTGTGAGACCAGACCCTGTTTAGTGTTTTAGAGCTGGAAGGGATCTAGTTCGCAACCCTTAACCCTTGTTTCCTGGAGACTAAACCTGCACTTGACACTGGCCTTGCAAATAACCCTCTAAAATTGAGTCAGATATATGTTTTCCTCTAcacttccaaaataaataaataaataagcagataAATTGAATGAAAGAAACCAAAGACTGCATCATTCGGGAAATGATATGTTTCACCTCAGTCGAAATCTCTTCTGAAGTGAGTAGAAATCGGCGCTTCAGACTGTCTCGTTAAGTTCTTTGTCTTGttaaattctttttctccttaaattcTTTCTCCTGCTTGTTGTAATTGGCTTCGCAAATTACCCTCTAATAGGAAATCAGatgtatgtttttcttcatccctcaaaggaaaaataagagataAAATCAAGAAAGTaaagtttctttccttcaggCAATTTGTTTCATCTCGGAGAATATCTTTTCTGAATCACCTCATTAGTAGGGTTTGGCTCTTTAAATTGGCGCGTTAAGTACTTTGTTCTTTGGCTCCTTAATTAATTTGTCCTCCTTGTTAGGGAACGCTGTGGACCCCACCCTGTCTTTTCTGGGATATAACACAAGGGTGAGATTGGGCAGACAAAGATCATTCTCATGGTAATGCCTGGTTTCTAAGGTAAATGAACAAGTATTTCccaaagaaatgttaaaacctggtctcccagttttgtcccATTGCTTTCCTTCCCACTTACTCTAGCTTCTCCATGAGACAAGAGTTCAGTCTGACATGATTATTCGTGGGTTTAGTTCCATGGTGTTTGAAAGCTCTCATTCTACGTTTTCCGTTTCTCATTTCCTTTATGAGTTGTGTTGGAGCATGGTGTTACCTATTCCCCTGAAGAAGGACAGTCACCACAGGCAGAACATGTTTTTGGAATAGTGGTGGTATGGCACTGAACATTTGGAAAAGCTCACGCTGCTTTGCGCTGCAGTCATACGCTGCATCACGGCCACGCAGGACACGCTTTCCTGTAAAGGTGAAATGAAAAGAACGCTCGAACACCGGCGTTTGTGAAAGGCTGAGTCGGCGGCCAGGAGCGCGTCCCGTCCCGGAGCAGTCCCGCCGCAGGCCGCAGGGTGGTGCTCGTGGCCAAGGCGGCGGCGAGCGGCTGCGAGCGGGGAGGCGGCCGAGCCCAGCGCAGCGCAGCGCAGCGCagccgggaggcggcggcgagCGGTCGTCCGCGCCGTCCTCCGCAGCAGCCGCTGCCGGTCCCGGAGTGCCGCGCTGCGGGCCGCCAGCCGAGCTCGgcgagagggagagagggaggccGCGAGGGAGGGCGCCCGCCCTTGGCGCCGCGCTGCTGCCGGGCGCCGCTTCCCGCGGAGGACTGCGGCAGACGGAGGGTGTCCGCCGCCCCGCCATGGCGTCTGCAAGGCAAGTGCTTTGTCTGTGTGCTTTGCTGTGCGTGCCGCGCGTTCGCTGCGAGCCCATCCGCTACTCCGTAGCCGAGGAGGGGGAGAGCGGCTCCGTGGTGGCCAACGTGGCGGAGGACGCGGGGCTGACGCCGGCGCAGCTGTCGGCTCGCCGGGCACGCATTGCCTCCGCGGACGGCCGGCAGCATTTTCGCTTAGAGCGCGCCACCGGCCGCCTCGTCCTGGCGGAGCGGCTCGATCGCGAGGAGATGTGCGGCCGCTCGCTTACCTGCACGCTCGCCTTCGAGCTCCTGCTGGAAAACCCGCTGCAGTTCTTTCGTGTCGAGGTGGCCGTGGAGGACGTCAACGACCACTCGCCGGTCTTTCCCGAGGAACGAGTCACTTTTCAGATCCCGGAAACCAGCGACCCTGGCTCGCGTTTCCCCGTGGAGGCGGCTCAGGACCTGGACGTTGGCAGCAACAGCGTCCAGGCTTACACCATCGCTCCCGAGAACGAGTACTTCAGTATTTCTATTCGGAAACGGAGTGAGGTTGACATGCATGTTGAACTGATATTGGAAAAGCCTCTCGACAGAGAGGAGCAGCCAGAACTGCTTTTCAGTCTCATTGCTACAGATGGTGGCTCTCCACCTAGGAGCGGGACCACCCAAATCCACATCGTAGTTCTAGACGCAAATGACAACGCTCCCACCTTTAGTCAGGACGTGTATGTTGGTCAGGTTTTGGAAAGTGCCCCAGCAGGCTCTGTGGTTCTCAGAGTTGTAGCCACTGATCCAGACGTGGGACTGAATGGTGACATCTCCTATAGGTTCAGTAATGTTCTTGAGGACAGCCAGTCCACATTCACAATTGACAGTATGAGTGGTGAAATTCGAGTTGCAAAAGCCCTGGACTTTGAGACCACACAGAAACATGAGCTCAGTGTGCGAGCAACTGATGGTGGGGGCCTCTCAGCACTTTGCAAGGTgttggtggaggtggtggatgTGAACGACAATGCACCAGAGGTGGTGGTGAGTTCCttcagcagccccctccccgagAACACGGAGCCTGGGACAGTGGTCGCTGTATTTGCAGTGAGGGACCGGGATTCTGGTGTGAATGGGGAGATCAGCTGTGCCCTTGAAGACCAGCTCTCCTTCTCCCTGAGGCCAGCCTATAAGAATTACTATGAGCTGGTAACCATGAGCACGTTGGATCGGGAGGAGACATCTCAGTACCTTGTGGTCATCACAGCAGCAGACGCAGGATCTCCTCCTCTCACCACTACCCAAACCTTCACTGTGGACATCTCCGATGTCAATGACAATGCCCCTGTCTTCAACCAGACATCATACACCATGTATGTGCAAGAGAACAATATCCCTGGAGTGCTTGTTGGGGCTGTCAGTGCAGCGGACTCAGATGCAGGACCCAATGCCAAGGTGACCTATTCCCTGAGGCCTGTGCACCCCACTGAGCgggacccctgctcctgcatctCCGTGAACTCAGAGAACGGACATGTGTTTGTGCTGAGTCCACTGGACTATGAGCAGGTGAGGCAGCTTGAGGTGCTGGTGAGTGCCACCGATGCGGGGTCCCCTCCCCTCAGCACCAACATCACCGTCTGCCTCCTTGTCGTGGACGAGAACGACAACGCCCCACTGGTGTTGCACCCTGCTCAGGACAGCAGCCCGCCATCCAGTGAGCTGGTGCCAGCGTCAGCTGAGGTGGGGGACCTGGTCACCAAAGTGGTGGCTGTTGATGCGGACTCTGGTCAGAACTCGTGGCTTTCCTTCCACCTGCTGAGGGCCACAGACCCCGGGCTGTTTGCTGTGGGCAGCCAAAATGGGGAGGTGCGTCTGAGGAGGCCAGTGACAGAGAGGGATGCCGTGAAGCAGAAGCTCGAGGTGCTGGTGCGTGACAATGGGCGGCCACCTCTGTCGGCCACTGCAGCACTGAACGTACTCCTGCTCAACGGCCTCTCACAGGATCACCtgccacagcaggagctggctgtgcaGGATGAAGACAGCTCCCTGACAATCTATTTAATCGTTTCACTGGTCTTtgtctccctcctcttcctcacgtCTGTCGCCGCCTTTGTTGCTTGCAAGGTGTGCAAGAGAAAGGAGCTGAAAGGAGGACATGTGCTGTATGGTACAGGCAACTTGCAGAGCAgtctggctgctggggctgctgctgggacccTGCCCCACGCCTATTGCTACGAGATCAACCTCACCACGGGGTCGGGCAACAGTGAGTTCAAGTTCCTCAAGCCCATCCTCCCCAGCCTGCCACCACAGCACTCTGGCACAGGCAGAGGTGTTGGTGACACAGAGGATTTCCCTCCCATCCAGAACTCCATGGCGGATGCAGCCCTGGACATCTCTGGTACACCATCTGTTGGACACTTTAATGGCCTTCCCTTTAACTAGGTCTGAGTCCACGCAGTGAAAGGCTTCATGCGTTGGAGCTGGAAGGGATCTGGCTAAAGATAATCAGTCTTGTTTTCTGGAGATGAAATCTGCATTTGTAATTGGCTTCACAAAAGACCCTCTAATACCAAGTCAGATGTATTGTTTTcttcacccccccaaaaaagtttagaaattatatgtatatatatgagaGAACTAAGGCCTTTCTTCTCAGGCAACGATATATTCCAGGTCTGGTATTGGTGCTTTGTGAGGAATGTGAGATTCAGTCTCTCTGGCTAAATGCTTGTCATTAGGAAAAATCTTGACAAGCACCCTGTCGTAGTCTATGTGATGAAACACAATGGTGAGTCTGGGCAGTTTACAGTGCAGTATAGCCCTCATCTTGTTTGCTGGGAAGAGAGGTTTTAGCCCTGTGTATCACTGCAGTGGAAgtgcttctctctttctttgctgAGTCCTGGATCTCTCTGTATGAGTCATGTCAGCACCATGTGGTTTTGCACTGTGTGGTCTTCCACCTCGGTTGGCATGAACCATGTATTTTACTGGGTTGCACCATCCCATCTTCTGCAGGACACAGCAAAAATGTGCCGACCCAGACTTTACAGTGGTCCATGTTCTTGGGAGTGACTCAGAACTGTATCAGGACTACCAATTCCAACATAGACAGTACTTAAACATAGCTATGACCCTGATCATTGTGTTTGGGTGGATTTCAAGGCATCTTGATACATTGCCTCAGAGGACCTGTGTCTACAAGGCAGAAGAAAGATAGGCTTTAAAAAGGAATAACCTTTTTTGTgtcattattttcattcttgctTGAAGGGGTTCCTCAATGAAAGGGAAGTGCTCTCATGGTCTGGTTTTCCAGGTTTTTGTAAGAATGCTTGCATCTTCCTTTTCTattccctttctcctttggCTGTGTATTTTAATATTGTCTTATGAATTCCCCTTAAGAAGGGCTGATACTCAACCTATAACGATGGGTAGTTGGAAAGATCGTGATATGGGACTAGATTCATAAACACCCTTATGTTCTGTTGTGCTGCATTAtacactgaattatttttaggcTGGTATACCCTTGTCTGTAAAAGTGAAATGGAATGAATTCCCAAGTGCCATTCTGGCAATAAAAAGGATGCTGTTGTCCTGGGTCACTGTCTGTCTgggtgcttttttatttattatatatatttttaattggttCCTTAATGGAGGTTTTGGTTTGGTGGCATGTGTTCTCAACCTGGAGATGTGACTGCTAGTGcctgaaggaaaagggtggGTATCTAGGATGTCGTGGCAGGTCTCTTGTGGGCCTTATGAGCACTGAGCATAAGAAGCGGCCGAGCAGCTCGGCCCAGAAGGGAGATGATCAGTGGCACAAAGTCGTGTTGGATGCCAGGAACTATTGGTATACTGTATTGATCACCACTGATTGCATTGTTCAACatgtgtgggatttgctgctccacctggatccatacacgTCCATGGATTTGGATGGGTTTCATctcagggtgctcagagagctgaCTGACATCATCATGGGAattctctcaattatttttcagtattcctgggaatctggagaggtcccagttgaccggaagctggcaaatgttgtaccagttttcaagaagggcaagaaagaagaccccggaaactacaggcctgttagtgTCATGGCAGTGCAGGGTAGAATTATGgagattattctgggagttattaAATCACACCCGGGGGACAACACAGTCTTTGGTCCCAGCCAAGATGTCTTTATGAGGGGTAGGTTCTGTTTAACAAATTCGATTTCCTTTTATTATGAGATCACCCATCTAATTGATGAAGCGAAACCAGCTGCTGTAAtcttttttggatttcagtaaagctgaaAACAGTTTCCCTTAGGATCCTACTGAGCAAAATACCTAGCATGCAGCtagacaaaaacatcatacaatgCGTGAATAATTATCTGAAGGGTATTGCTCAAAGGTTTACGGTAAATGGGGCTGCACCAGGATAGCagccagtcaccagtggggtcccccaagTGTTCGTTTTAgtgccagttctcttcaatgtttttagaaacgatttggatgtaggactagaaggtattttgagcaaatttgGGCTGTGCATTTGGTTTGTGCTCTTAATCAcgttctgaattatttttagaccTATGAAGAGCCAGGAGGGTCACTAGATGATCCATATGGGTGTcttccagcttgggatattctttttattctgtgttgAATATCCTTATAAATAATCTCAATGATGGGACAGAGTGCACCCCCTGTAATTCAGCAGGTACTGTAAAGCGGGAGTGGGGGTGGGTTAGAGAAGTGTTGGCTACAGCAGAAGGTGTTGCTGTCATCAAAAGGATCTGGAGAacctggagaaatgggctgacaggaCCCTCATGGAGTTCCACAAGAAAAAGTGCAAAGTCCttcacctggggaggaacaatgCCATGttccaggaaagcaggctggtggaaaaggctctgggggtcccagtggataccaagttgaacatgtgccagcagcatgccctTGCCATAAAGCAGCCTAATGATGGTTGAATCAGCAGAGTCCCTTGAACAGGTCAAGGGAATATCTCAAACAGCCCAAGGCAAGCCATACTTCCCCTCAGTTCACCACTTGTGAGACCAGACCCTGTTTAGTGTTTTAGAGCTGGAAGGGATCTAGTTCGCAACCCTTAACCCTTGTTTCCTGGAGACTAAACCTGCACTTGACACTGGCCTTGCAAATAACCCTCTAAAATTGAGTCAGATATATGTTTTCCTCTAcacttccaaaataaataaataaataagcagataAATTGAATGAAAGAAACCAAAGACTGCATCATTCGGGAAATGATATGTTTCACCTCAGTCGAAATCTCTTCTGAAGTGAGTAGAAATCGGCGCTTCAGACTGTCTCGTTAAGTTCTTTGTCTTGttaaattctttttctccttaaattcTTTCTCCTGCTTGTTGTAATTGGCTTCGCAAATTACCCTCTAATAGGAAATCAGatgtatgtttttcttcatccctcaaaggaaaaataagagataAAATCAAGAAAGTaaagtttctttccttcaggCAATTTGTTTCATCTCGGAGAATATCTTTTCTGAATCACCTCATTAGTAGGGTTTGGCTCTTTAAATTGGCGCGTTAAGTACTTTGTTCTTTGGCTCCTTAATTAATTTGTCCTCCTTGTTAGGGAACGCTGTGGACCCCACCCTGTCTTTTCTGGGATATAACACAAGGGTGAGATTGGGCAGACAAAGATCATTCTCATGGTAATGCCTGGTTTCTAAGGTAAATGAACAAGTATTTCccaaagaaatgttaaaacctggtctcccagttttgtcccATTGCTTTCCTTCCCACTTACTCTAGCTTCTCCATGAGACAAGAGTTCAGTCTGACATGATTATTCGTGGGTTTAGTTCCATGGTGTTTGAAAGCTCTCATTCTACGTTTTCCGTTTCTCATTTCCTTTATGAGTTGTGTTGGAGCATGGTGTTACCTATTCCCCTGAAGAAGGACAGTCACCACAGGCAGAACATGTTTTTGGAATAGTGGTGGTATGGCACTGAACATTTGGAAAAGCTCACGCTGCTTTGCACTGCAGTCATACGCTGCATCACGGCCACGCAGGACACGCTTTCCTGTAAAGGTGAAATGAAAAGAACGCTCGAACACCGGCGTTTGTGAAAGGCTGAGTCGGCGGCCAGGAGCGCGTCCCGTCCCGGAGCAGTCCCGCCGCAGGCCGCAGGGTGGTGCTCGTGGCCAAGGCGGCGGCGAGCGGCTGCGAGCGGGGAGGCGGCCGAGCCCAGCGCAGCGCAGCGCAGCGCagccgggaggcggcggcgagCGGTCGTCCGCGCCGTCCTCCGCAGCAGCCGCTGCCGGTCCCGGAGTGCCGCGCTGCGGGCCGCCAGCCGAGCTCGgcgagagggagagagggaggccGCGAGGGAGGGCGCCCGCCCTTGGCGCCGCGCTGCTGCCGGGCGCCGCTTCCCGCGGAGGACTGCGGCAGACGGAGGGTGTCCGCCGCCCCGCCATGGCGTCTGCAAGGCAAGTGCTTTGTCTGTGTGCTTTGCTGTGCGTGCCGCGCGTTCGCTGCGAGCCCATCCGCTACTCCGTAGCCGAGGAGGGGGAGAGCGGCTCCGTGGTGGCCAACGTGGCGGAGGACGCGGGGCTGACGCCGGCGCAGCTGTCGGCTCGCCGGGCACGCATTGCCTCCGCGGACGGCCGGCAGCATTTTCGCTTAGAGCGCGCCACCGGCCGCCTCGTCCTGGCGGAGCGGCTCGATCGCGAGGAGATGTGCGGCCGCTCGCTTACCTGCACGCTCGCCTTCGAGCTCCTGCTGGAAAACCCGCTGCAGTTCTTTCGTGTCGAGGTGGCCGTGGAGGACGTCAACGACCACTCGCCGGTCTTTCCCGAGGAACGAGTCACTTTTCAGATCCCGGAAACCAGCGACCCTGGCTCGCGTTTCCCCGTGGAGGCGGCTCAGGACCTGGACGTTGGCAGCAACAGCGTCCAGGCTTACACCATCGCTCCCGAGAACGAGTACTTCAGTATTTCTATTCGGAAACGGAGTGAGGTTGACATGCATGTTGAACTGATATTGGAAAAGCCTCTCGACAGAGAGGAGCAGCCAGAACTGCTTTTCAGTCTCATTGCTACAGATGGTGGCTCTCCACCTAGGAGCGGGACCACCCAAATCCACATCGTAGTTCTAGACGCAAATGACAACGCTCCCACCTTTAGTCAGGACGTGTATGTTGGTCAGGTTTTGGAAAGTGCCCCAGCAGGCTCTGTGGTTCTCAGAGTTGTAGCCACTGATCCAGACGTGGGACTGAATGGTGACATCTCCTATAGGTTCAGTAATGTTCTTGAGGACAGCCAGTCCACATTCACAATTGACAGTATGAGTGGTGAAATTCGAGTTGCAAAAGCCCTGGACTTTGAGACCACACAGAAACATGAGCTCAGTGTGCGAGCAACTGATGGTGGGGGCCTCTCAGCACTTTGCAAGGTgttggtggaggtggtggatgTGAACGACAATGCACCAGAGGTGGTGGTGAGTTCCttcagcagccccctccccgagAACACGGAGCCTGGGACAGTGGTCGCTGTATTTGCAGTGAGGGACCGGGATTCTGGTGTGAATGGGGAGATCAGCTGTGCCCTTGAAGACCAGCTCTCCTTCTCCCTGAGGCCAGCCTATAAGAATTACTATGAGCTGGTAACCATGAGCACGTTGGATCGGGAGGAGACATCTCAGTACCTTGTGGTCATCACAGCAGCAGACGCAGGATCTCCTCCTCTCACCACTACCCAAACCTTCACTGTGGACATCTCCGATGTCAATGACAATGCCCCTGTCTTCAACCAGACATCATACACCATGTATGTGCAAGAGAACAATATCCCTGGAGTGCTTGTTGGGGCTGTCAGTGCAGCGGACTCA
The genomic region above belongs to Anas platyrhynchos isolate ZD024472 breed Pekin duck chromosome 14, IASCAAS_PekinDuck_T2T, whole genome shotgun sequence and contains:
- the LOC139998645 gene encoding protocadherin beta-15-like, whose translation is MASARQVLCLCALLCVPRVRCEPIRYSVAEEGESGSVVANVAEDAGLTPAQLSARRARIASADGRQHFRLERATGRLVLAERLDREEMCGRSLTCTLAFELLLENPLQFFRVEVAVEDVNDHSPVFPEERVTFQIPETSDPGSRFPVEAAQDLDVGSNSVQAYTIAPENEYFSISIRKRSEVDMHVELILEKPLDREEQPELLFSLIATDGGSPPRSGTTQIHIVVLDANDNAPTFSQDVYVGQVLESAPAGSVVLRVVATDPDVGLNGDISYRFSNVLEDSQSTFTIDSMSGEIRVAKALDFETTQKHELSVRATDGGGLSALCKVLVEVVDVNDNAPEVVVSSFSSPLPENTEPGTVVAVFAVRDRDSGVNGEISCALEDQLSFSLRPAYKNYYELVTMSTLDREETSQYLVVITAADAGSPPLTTTQTFTVDISDVNDNAPVFNQTSYTMYVQENNIPGVLVGAVSAADSDAGPNAKVTYSLRPVHPTERDPCSCISVNSENGHVFVLSPLDYEQVRQLEVLVSATDAGSPPLSTNITVCLLVVDENDNAPLVLHPAQDSSPPSSELVPASAEVGDLVTKVVAVDADSGQNSWLSFHLLRATDPGLFAVGSQNGEVRLRRPVTERDAVKQKLEVLVRDNGRPPLSATAALNVLLLNGLSQDHLPQQELAVQDEDSSLTIYLIVSLVFVSLLFLTSVAAFVACKVCKRKELKGGHVLYGTGNLQSSLAAGAAAGTLPHAYCYEINLTTGSGNSEFKFLKPILPSLPPQHSGTGRGVGDTEDFPPIQNSMADAALDISGTPSVGHFNGLPFN
- the LOC113845148 gene encoding protocadherin beta-15-like translates to MASARQVLCLCALLCVPRVRCEPIRYSVAEEGESGSVVANVAEDAGLTPAQLSARRARIASADGRQHFRLERATGRLVLAERLDREEMCGRSLTCTLAFELLLENPLQFFRVEVAVEDVNDHSPVFPEERVTFQIPETSDPGSRFPVEAAQDLDVGSNSVQAYTIAPENEYFSISIRKRSEVDMHVELILEKPLDREEQPELLFSLIATDGGSPPRSGTTQIHIVVLDANDNAPTFSQDVYVGQVLESAPAGSVVLRVVATDPDVGLNGDISYRFSNVLEDSQSTFTIDSMSGEIRVAKALDFETTQKHELSVRATDGGGLSALCKVLVEVVDVNDNAPEVVVSSFSSPLPENTEPGTVVAVFAVRDRDSGVNGEISCALEDQLSFSLRPAYKNYYELVTMSTLDREETSQYLVVITAADAGSPPLTTTQTFTVDISDVNDNAPVFNQTSYTMYVQENNIPGVLVGAVSAADSDAGPNAKVTYSLRPVHPTERDPCSCISVNSENGHVFVLSPLDYEQVRQLEVLVSATDAGSPPLSTNITVCLLVVDENDNAPLVLHPAQDSSPPSSELVPASAEVGDLVTKVVAVDADSGQNSWLSFHLLRATDPGLFAVGSQNGEVRLRRPVTERDAVKQKLEVLVRDNGRPPLSATAALNVLLLNGLSQDHLPQQELAVQDEDSSLTIYLIVSLVFVSLLFLTSVAAFVACKVCKRKELKGGHVLYGTGNLQSSLAAGAAAGTLPHAYCYEINLTTGSGNSEFKFLKPILPSLPPQHSGTGRGVGDTEDFPPIQNSMADAALDISGTPSVGHFNGLPFN